One window from the genome of Streptomyces sp. NBC_01476 encodes:
- a CDS encoding OsmC family protein — protein sequence MASARQHTYATEVVWTGNLGTGTDTYRSYSRDHRVSAAGVPAFLGSADAAFRGDAGRWNPELMLLAALSQCHLLSYLYVCAANGVVVTGYSDQAVGTMEETGDGGGHFTRVLLRPAVEVASATMTGKARALHAEANRLCFIANSVNFPVHHEPSIRVAP from the coding sequence ATGGCGTCGGCCAGACAGCACACATACGCGACCGAGGTGGTCTGGACCGGCAACCTCGGTACGGGCACCGACACCTACCGCTCCTACAGCCGCGACCACCGGGTCTCCGCGGCCGGGGTGCCGGCCTTCCTCGGCTCCGCCGACGCCGCGTTCCGCGGTGACGCCGGGCGCTGGAACCCCGAGCTGATGCTGCTGGCGGCGCTCTCGCAGTGCCATCTGCTTTCCTACCTGTACGTCTGCGCGGCCAACGGCGTGGTGGTGACCGGCTACAGCGACCAGGCGGTCGGCACGATGGAGGAGACCGGCGACGGCGGCGGCCACTTCACGCGGGTCCTGCTGCGGCCTGCGGTCGAGGTGGCCTCCGCCACGATGACCGGCAAGGCCCGCGCCCTGCACGCCGAGGCGAACCGGCTCTGCTTCATTGCCAACTCCGTCAACTTCCCCGTCCACCACGAGCCGTCGATCCGCGTGGCACCGTAG
- a CDS encoding GlxA family transcriptional regulator — protein MTEVVFLLVPQLHLLDLAGPAQVFSTAADQGLGYRLRYVAEQEDVPTAQGLPLRAATSWPELGAADLIIVPGWRSPTLRDTGVLGAGTLERLRAHHAAGGTVASVCAGADALGRAGLLDGRRCTTHHDVQDELAHRYPRATVVRDVLYVVDGRVVTSAGIASGIDLALHLLAVRHGPGAAARVARQMVVYARRNGDAQQTGVMLRHRAHLSDAVHRAQDLIDARFDDALPLAALAAATGLSERTLTRRFTAATGLTPLRYQQELRLERAQHLIAQGTPAESAARAVGFQDARMLRRLRARAVPAQRT, from the coding sequence GTGACCGAGGTGGTCTTCCTGCTGGTCCCGCAGCTGCATCTGCTGGACCTGGCCGGGCCCGCGCAGGTCTTCTCGACGGCGGCGGACCAGGGGCTCGGGTACCGGCTGCGCTACGTGGCCGAGCAGGAGGACGTACCGACCGCGCAGGGGCTGCCGCTGCGGGCCGCCACGTCCTGGCCGGAGCTCGGCGCGGCGGATCTGATCATCGTGCCCGGCTGGCGGTCGCCCACCCTGCGGGACACCGGTGTGCTGGGCGCCGGCACGCTGGAGCGGCTGCGCGCCCACCACGCGGCCGGCGGCACGGTCGCCAGCGTCTGCGCGGGCGCGGACGCGCTGGGGCGGGCCGGACTGCTCGACGGACGGCGCTGCACCACCCACCACGACGTCCAGGACGAACTGGCCCACCGCTATCCGCGGGCCACCGTCGTACGGGACGTGCTGTACGTCGTCGACGGGCGGGTGGTGACCTCGGCGGGGATCGCCAGCGGCATCGATCTGGCGCTGCACCTGCTCGCGGTACGGCACGGGCCGGGCGCCGCGGCCCGCGTCGCCCGGCAGATGGTGGTCTACGCCCGCCGCAACGGCGACGCCCAGCAGACCGGGGTGATGCTCCGGCACCGCGCGCACCTCAGCGACGCCGTCCACCGGGCCCAGGACCTCATCGACGCGCGCTTCGACGACGCGCTGCCGCTGGCCGCCCTTGCCGCCGCGACCGGGCTCAGCGAGCGCACCCTCACCCGGCGCTTCACCGCCGCCACCGGGCTCACCCCGCTGCGCTACCAGCAGGAACTGCGCCTGGAGCGGGCCCAGCACCTCATCGCCCAGGGCACCCCGGCCGAATCCGCGGCTCGCGCGGTGGGTTTCCAGGACGCGAGGATGCTCCGCAGGCTGCGCGCACGTGCGGTGCCTGCGCAGCGGACGTAG
- a CDS encoding GntR family transcriptional regulator: protein MQQTESARGRLRDLILDGAYAPGQRLTETEVAASLAMSRTPVREAFRALVSDGLVRSAGRGVEVVALDGTALRHAYEVRGALEALTAELAAGQQAQGRIAPASLAALADDADRTEQATVEGRFAEAVGHNRRFHRRIAELAANPVALVTLDRLWDQIVVSTRASLDPPHRPAQVNAQHRALLRAVTEGRAADAGLLARQHVADTCKDLPAPERN, encoded by the coding sequence GTGCAGCAGACCGAATCCGCCCGTGGCAGGCTCCGCGACCTGATCCTCGACGGCGCCTACGCACCTGGTCAGCGGCTCACCGAGACCGAGGTGGCCGCCTCGCTGGCGATGAGCCGCACCCCGGTGCGCGAGGCGTTCCGGGCGCTGGTCTCCGACGGTCTGGTGCGGTCCGCCGGGCGCGGGGTGGAGGTGGTCGCGCTGGACGGTACGGCGCTGCGGCACGCCTACGAGGTGCGGGGCGCGCTGGAGGCCCTGACCGCCGAACTCGCCGCCGGGCAGCAGGCGCAGGGGCGGATAGCGCCCGCTTCCCTGGCCGCGCTGGCCGATGACGCCGACCGGACCGAACAGGCCACGGTCGAGGGCAGGTTCGCCGAGGCGGTCGGCCACAACCGGCGGTTCCACCGGCGGATCGCCGAACTCGCCGCGAACCCGGTGGCGTTGGTGACGCTGGACCGGCTGTGGGACCAGATCGTCGTCTCCACCCGGGCATCGCTCGACCCACCGCACCGGCCGGCCCAGGTCAACGCACAGCACCGGGCGTTGCTGCGGGCGGTCACCGAAGGGCGGGCGGCGGACGCCGGGTTGCTCGCCCGGCAGCACGTCGCGGACACCTGTAAGGACCTTCCGGCACCGGAGAGGAACTGA
- the nirB gene encoding nitrite reductase large subunit NirB, whose translation MATSAPRTTIVLVGHGMVGQHFLEALAGNGVTRRARVVVLCEEPRPAYDRVHLTSYFSEGVRPAELSLVEAGFLAGHGIELHLGDPALSVDRVSRTVTARSGLTVRYDTLVLATGSSPFVPPVPGRDATGCFVYRTIEDVLAIEAYAKGARTGTVVGGGLLGLEAAGALRGLGLDTHVVEFAPRLMPVQVDEGGGEALRRAVERLGVRVHTGVGTREIVLGPGGRVAGMDLSDGTRLATDMVVFSAGVRPRDDLARACGLPVGDRGGVVVDASCRTADPAVFAIGECAQAADGRVYGLVAPGNAMAETAARTIAGGQAAFTGADLSTSLKLLGVGVASFGDAHGGTEGCLDVRYADAGAGIYRKLVVGADGTLLGGVLVGDVESYGVLRPLTGTVPPVAPGQLVLPAGAGGAVSLGPAALPDEAVVCGCHHVTKGAIRGAVDGPTTLADVKGRTKAGTGCGSCVRVVGHLVDAELAAHGVTVDKGLCRCFARTRAELYEIVLALRITSYRELLDRHGREEARGGEGCEVCKPAVASLLASLAPAIGAPVHVLDGEQAALQDTNDHFLANMQKNGSYSVVPRVPGGEITPEKLIVIGEVARDFGLYTKITGGQRIDLFGARVEQLPLIWRRLVDAGFESGHAYGKALRTVKSCVGQSWCRYGVQDSVRMAIDLELRYRGLRSPHKLKSGVSGCARECAEARSKDFGVIATATGWNLYVGGNGGATPRHADLLAQDLSDTGLVRLIDRFLMFYIRTADRLERTSTWLERLPGGLGHVRDVVVHDALGICGELEALMASHVAGYRDEWADTLGAPERLRRFVSFVNAPGTPDPTVRFVAERDQIRPEPPLLTLQETVTV comes from the coding sequence ATGGCTACGAGCGCGCCGCGGACGACGATCGTGCTGGTCGGTCACGGGATGGTCGGCCAGCACTTCCTGGAGGCGCTGGCCGGGAACGGGGTCACCCGGCGGGCCCGGGTGGTGGTGCTCTGCGAGGAGCCCCGGCCCGCGTACGACCGGGTGCACCTGACCTCGTACTTCTCCGAAGGCGTGCGCCCGGCGGAACTCTCCCTGGTCGAGGCCGGTTTCCTGGCCGGGCACGGCATCGAACTGCACCTCGGCGACCCCGCGCTCTCGGTCGACCGCGTCTCCCGTACGGTGACGGCCCGTTCGGGGCTGACCGTCCGCTACGACACCCTCGTCCTGGCCACCGGCTCCTCCCCCTTCGTCCCGCCCGTTCCCGGCCGGGACGCGACCGGCTGCTTCGTGTACCGGACGATCGAGGACGTCCTGGCGATCGAGGCGTACGCGAAGGGCGCGCGGACCGGGACGGTGGTCGGCGGCGGGCTGCTGGGACTTGAGGCCGCCGGGGCGCTGCGGGGGCTCGGACTGGACACCCACGTGGTGGAGTTCGCACCGCGGCTGATGCCGGTGCAGGTGGACGAGGGCGGCGGCGAAGCGCTGCGCAGGGCGGTCGAGCGGCTGGGCGTGCGCGTGCACACGGGTGTCGGGACGCGGGAGATCGTCCTCGGCCCGGGGGGCCGGGTGGCAGGCATGGACCTGTCCGACGGCACTCGGCTCGCCACCGACATGGTGGTCTTCAGCGCGGGGGTACGGCCGCGCGACGACCTGGCGCGCGCCTGCGGGCTGCCGGTCGGCGACCGCGGCGGCGTCGTGGTGGACGCCTCCTGCCGTACCGCCGACCCCGCGGTCTTCGCGATCGGCGAGTGCGCCCAGGCCGCGGACGGCCGGGTGTACGGCCTGGTGGCGCCGGGAAACGCGATGGCGGAGACCGCGGCGCGCACCATCGCAGGCGGCCAGGCCGCCTTCACCGGCGCCGACCTGTCCACCAGCTTGAAGCTGCTGGGGGTGGGGGTGGCGAGCTTCGGTGACGCGCACGGCGGCACCGAGGGCTGTCTGGATGTGCGGTACGCGGACGCCGGCGCCGGGATCTACCGCAAGCTGGTGGTCGGCGCGGACGGCACCCTGCTCGGCGGGGTCCTGGTCGGGGACGTCGAGTCGTACGGTGTGCTGCGCCCGCTGACCGGGACCGTACCGCCGGTCGCCCCTGGGCAGTTGGTGCTGCCGGCCGGTGCCGGCGGCGCGGTGTCCCTGGGGCCGGCCGCCCTGCCGGACGAGGCGGTGGTCTGCGGCTGCCACCACGTCACCAAGGGGGCGATCCGCGGCGCGGTCGACGGCCCGACCACCCTCGCGGACGTCAAGGGGCGCACCAAGGCCGGTACGGGCTGCGGCAGTTGCGTGCGGGTCGTGGGCCACCTGGTGGACGCGGAACTCGCTGCCCACGGCGTCACGGTCGACAAGGGCCTGTGCCGGTGCTTCGCCCGTACTCGCGCCGAGCTGTACGAGATCGTGCTCGCGCTGCGGATCACCTCCTACCGTGAACTCCTCGACCGCCACGGCCGCGAGGAGGCGCGCGGCGGTGAGGGCTGCGAGGTCTGCAAGCCCGCGGTCGCCTCGCTGCTGGCGTCCCTGGCCCCGGCGATCGGCGCGCCCGTGCACGTACTCGACGGCGAGCAGGCCGCGTTGCAGGACACCAACGACCACTTCCTGGCCAACATGCAGAAGAACGGCTCGTACTCGGTCGTGCCGCGCGTCCCGGGCGGTGAGATCACGCCGGAGAAGCTGATCGTGATCGGCGAGGTGGCCCGGGACTTCGGCCTCTACACGAAGATCACCGGCGGTCAGCGGATCGACCTGTTCGGTGCCCGGGTGGAGCAGCTGCCGCTCATCTGGCGCCGGCTGGTGGACGCCGGCTTCGAGTCCGGGCACGCCTACGGCAAGGCGCTGCGGACCGTGAAGTCCTGCGTGGGGCAGTCCTGGTGCCGTTACGGCGTGCAGGACAGCGTACGGATGGCGATCGATCTGGAGCTGCGCTACCGGGGTCTGCGCTCACCGCACAAGCTGAAGTCCGGGGTGTCCGGGTGCGCCCGGGAGTGCGCCGAGGCACGGAGCAAGGACTTCGGGGTGATCGCCACCGCGACCGGCTGGAACCTCTATGTCGGCGGCAACGGCGGCGCCACCCCGCGCCACGCGGACCTGCTGGCGCAGGACCTCTCGGACACCGGACTGGTCCGGCTCATCGACCGGTTCCTGATGTTCTACATCCGCACCGCCGACCGCCTGGAGCGCACCAGCACCTGGCTCGAACGCCTCCCCGGCGGCCTCGGTCACGTCCGTGACGTGGTGGTGCACGACGCGCTGGGCATCTGCGGGGAACTGGAGGCGCTGATGGCCTCGCACGTGGCCGGCTACCGCGACGAGTGGGCGGACACCCTCGGCGCCCCGGAGCGGCTGCGGAGGTTCGTCTCCTTCGTCAACGCGCCCGGCACCCCCGACCCGACGGTCCGGTTCGTCGCCGAACGCGACCAGATCAGGCCCGAGCCCCCGCTGCTCACCCTTCAGGAGACGGTGACCGTATGA
- the nirD gene encoding nitrite reductase small subunit NirD — translation MTTTLPAARTVEVLTPDGWLPVCPVDLLEPGRGVAALLPGGVQAALFRDRADRLHAIGNVDPFTGAGVLCHGLLGSAGGRPYVASPLLKQRFDLADGRCLDDDAVAVAVYRVRAV, via the coding sequence ATGACCACCACCCTGCCCGCCGCCCGCACCGTGGAAGTGCTCACCCCTGATGGCTGGTTGCCGGTCTGCCCGGTGGATCTGCTCGAACCGGGCCGCGGGGTGGCCGCGTTGCTGCCCGGCGGCGTCCAGGCCGCGCTCTTCAGGGACCGGGCGGACCGGCTCCACGCGATCGGCAATGTCGATCCGTTCACCGGCGCGGGGGTGCTCTGCCACGGCCTGCTGGGCTCGGCGGGCGGCCGTCCTTACGTGGCTTCGCCGTTGCTCAAGCAGCGGTTCGACCTGGCGGACGGGCGCTGCCTTGACGACGACGCGGTCGCGGTGGCGGTGTACCGGGTGCGGGCGGTGTGA
- a CDS encoding cysteine hydrolase family protein, giving the protein MTTTENALVPTALLVIDVQESFRQRESWQAASDPEVARQVGRLVDFARARGDLVIWVLHAEPGTGTVFDPALGHVRPIEGLAAADGEPVLTKTSHNAFTTTNLQQLLTGRGIRALITCGIRTEQCVETTTRLASDLGYDVTFVADATATEPIPDPAAPAGRTLAEVLADPLTLRPAEIIERTRYALAGRFATVTTLKELTGS; this is encoded by the coding sequence ATGACCACGACTGAGAACGCCCTGGTGCCCACCGCGCTGCTCGTCATCGACGTCCAGGAGTCCTTCCGGCAGCGGGAGAGCTGGCAGGCCGCGTCCGACCCCGAGGTGGCCCGGCAGGTCGGCCGGCTGGTGGACTTCGCCCGCGCCCGCGGGGACCTGGTGATCTGGGTGCTGCACGCCGAGCCCGGCACCGGCACCGTCTTCGACCCCGCGCTCGGCCATGTCCGGCCGATCGAGGGTCTGGCGGCGGCGGACGGCGAGCCGGTGCTCACCAAGACCTCGCACAACGCCTTCACCACCACCAACCTCCAGCAGCTGCTCACCGGACGCGGCATCCGGGCGCTGATCACCTGCGGTATCCGCACCGAGCAGTGCGTGGAGACCACCACCCGGCTGGCGTCCGACCTCGGGTACGACGTCACCTTCGTCGCCGACGCCACCGCGACCGAGCCGATCCCGGACCCCGCCGCGCCCGCCGGGCGCACCCTCGCCGAGGTGCTGGCGGACCCGCTGACGCTGCGGCCGGCCGAGATCATCGAGCGCACCCGCTATGCGCTGGCCGGCCGGTTCGCCACCGTCACCACCCTGAAGGAGCTGACCGGATCGTGA
- a CDS encoding LacI family DNA-binding transcriptional regulator, whose amino-acid sequence MSATSPARSRGDRPESAAGGTATLAEIARAAGVSAPTVSKVLNGRGDVAPATRSRVEELLHRHGYQRRRGSLQAAPLLDLVFHELESSWAMEVIRGVENVARQEGMSVVLSESAGRLTPGQTWVDGVLARRPTGVILVLSGLDPAQRAQLTSRDIPFVVLDPAGDPGDDVPAIGATNWQGGLAATRHLLELGHRRIGVIGGPDGIMCSRARIDGYRAALETAGIAFDPALVASGDFHHEAGYTKGLALLRMPDRPTAVFAGNDLQALGLYEAARELGLRVPQDVSVVGFDDLPLARWISPPLTTVRQPLTEMAEAAARLVLDLGRGKQPGTLRMDLATRLVERASSAPPHAV is encoded by the coding sequence ATGAGTGCCACCAGTCCTGCCCGTTCCCGTGGCGACCGGCCGGAATCCGCCGCGGGCGGCACCGCCACCCTCGCCGAGATCGCGCGGGCCGCCGGGGTGTCGGCCCCGACTGTTTCGAAAGTGCTCAACGGCCGCGGCGACGTCGCCCCCGCCACCCGCAGCCGGGTCGAGGAACTGCTGCACCGGCACGGTTACCAGCGGCGGCGCGGGAGCCTGCAGGCGGCGCCGCTGCTCGACCTGGTCTTCCACGAACTGGAGAGCTCCTGGGCGATGGAGGTGATCCGCGGCGTGGAGAACGTCGCCCGGCAGGAGGGGATGAGCGTGGTCCTCTCCGAGTCGGCCGGGCGGCTCACCCCTGGCCAGACCTGGGTGGACGGGGTGCTCGCCCGCCGGCCCACCGGCGTGATCCTGGTGCTCTCCGGCCTCGACCCGGCCCAGCGGGCCCAGCTCACCAGCCGCGACATCCCGTTCGTGGTCCTCGACCCGGCCGGCGACCCCGGCGACGACGTCCCGGCGATCGGCGCCACCAACTGGCAGGGCGGCCTGGCCGCCACCCGCCACCTGCTGGAACTCGGACACCGCAGGATCGGCGTGATCGGCGGTCCTGACGGCATCATGTGCAGCCGGGCCCGGATCGACGGCTACCGTGCGGCGCTGGAGACCGCGGGCATCGCCTTCGACCCGGCGCTGGTCGCGTCCGGCGACTTCCACCACGAGGCCGGATACACCAAAGGGCTGGCGCTGCTGCGGATGCCGGACCGTCCGACCGCCGTCTTCGCCGGCAACGACCTTCAGGCGCTGGGACTTTACGAGGCCGCGCGCGAGCTGGGCCTGCGGGTGCCGCAGGACGTGAGCGTGGTCGGCTTCGACGATCTGCCGCTGGCCCGCTGGATCAGCCCGCCGCTGACGACGGTACGACAGCCGCTCACCGAGATGGCCGAGGCGGCCGCCCGGCTGGTGCTGGACCTGGGCCGGGGGAAGCAGCCGGGCACGCTGCGGATGGACCTGGCGACCCGGCTGGTGGAGCGCGCCAGCAGCGCGCCGCCGCACGCGGTCTGA
- a CDS encoding SanA/YdcF family protein: protein MRRWPARLRPRLPRTRQGWRRLVQVAAAVCVLALLPATWLRLTAGDRVRSEADVPAEPVAVVFGAGLWGGQPSPYLAHRLDAAARLYHAGKVRVVLVTGDNSRTSYDEPGAMRTYLTAHGVPRDKVVLDYAGFDTWDSCDRAKRVFGVDRAVLVSQGFHIRRALALCAAAGIDAYGVGVDEPHDATWYAGGARELVAADKAALDVLVRPAPRFLGPREDGVARALAAR, encoded by the coding sequence ATGCGTCGCTGGCCCGCTCGGCTGCGCCCGCGTCTGCCGAGGACCAGGCAGGGGTGGCGCCGCCTGGTCCAGGTGGCCGCCGCCGTCTGTGTCCTGGCGCTGCTGCCCGCGACCTGGCTCCGGCTGACCGCCGGCGACCGGGTCCGCTCCGAGGCGGATGTGCCGGCCGAACCGGTGGCGGTGGTGTTCGGCGCCGGGTTGTGGGGCGGGCAGCCGTCGCCGTATCTGGCGCACCGGCTGGACGCGGCGGCCCGGCTCTACCACGCGGGCAAGGTCCGGGTGGTGCTGGTCACCGGTGACAACAGCCGGACCTCGTACGACGAACCGGGTGCGATGCGGACCTATCTGACCGCGCACGGGGTGCCCCGGGACAAGGTGGTGCTGGACTACGCCGGGTTCGACACCTGGGACTCCTGCGACCGGGCCAAGCGGGTGTTCGGAGTCGACCGGGCGGTGCTGGTCAGCCAGGGGTTCCACATCCGGCGGGCGCTCGCGCTGTGTGCGGCGGCGGGGATCGACGCGTACGGGGTCGGCGTGGACGAGCCGCATGACGCGACGTGGTACGCGGGCGGGGCACGGGAGTTGGTGGCGGCGGACAAGGCGGCGCTCGATGTGCTGGTACGGCCGGCGCCGCGGTTTCTGGGGCCGCGGGAGGACGGGGTGGCGCGGGCGCTGGCCGCGCGCTGA